The nucleotide sequence CATAAAGCACATCGACGCCTCGACGCCAAATGGCCACAAGGTAACCAGACCTTGGCTGCCTGCTATCGTTCTCATACTTCCCTTGCGCATTCGTTGCGACGCCACCGAGTGCACCAAATTCATGCTGAGAAAGCCGAAAAGTGCGACGTATTTCTTTTAATCGTCCACCGAAACTACTGTTCATCATGGCCTCTTGAACTCTGAAGTTTTCCAACCTGCCGGAGTGCAGGCGATAC is from Pseudomonas mucidolens and encodes:
- a CDS encoding helix-turn-helix domain-containing protein, which codes for MMNSSFGGRLKEIRRTFRLSQHEFGALGGVATNAQGKYENDSRQPRSGYLVAIWRRGVDVLYVLTGERTASSAYPLVESEIALVENYRRLNPTDQRTVSMILSTLLIDSQ